The following proteins are co-located in the Papaver somniferum cultivar HN1 unplaced genomic scaffold, ASM357369v1 unplaced-scaffold_128, whole genome shotgun sequence genome:
- the LOC113331767 gene encoding uncharacterized protein LOC113331767 isoform X1 translates to MLSAMKLHVSNPTITSLNKAIDTQRKIISIKNTQNHISFQPLTNLNNNNNNQSSKLLQISSISLQSDSPSLLTSSIGSPSSSSVPVIQLNLTNRHILVLNAIACLAAVSTCWLCFSAIPALLAFRRAAESIEKLLDDAREELPDTMAAVRLSGMEISDLTMELSDLGQEITQGVRRSTRAVRVAEDRIRSFTNIKPTALIQEQASQQTKTTGPPLATSARGVREGIVKGRQILQSFFSFTQFSKMALTYFAMRGKKP, encoded by the exons ATGTTATCTGCAATGAAATTGCATGTATCAAATCCCACAATAACATCTCTAAATAAAGCCATAGATACTCAACGTAAGATAATCTCCATTAAAAACACTCAAAATCatatctcatttcaaccattaacaaatcttaataataataataataatcaatccTCCAAGCTTCTTCAAATTTCTTCAATTTCACTTCAATCGGATTCACCTTCTCTACTAACCTCATCCATTGGatctccatcatcatcatctgttCCTGTTATTCAATTAAACCTCACTAATCGTCATATCTTGGTATTAAATGCCATTGCCTGTCTG GCAGCAGTGTCGACGTGCTGGCTATGTTTCTCCGCGATTCCAGCGCTTTTG GCATTTAGGAGAGCTGCTGAGTCTATAGAGAAGCTACTTGATGATGCTAGAGAGGAACTTCCAGATACAATGGCTGCTGTTCGCTTATCTGGCATGGAGATAAGTGACCTAACAATGGAGCTCAGTGATCTTGG ACAGGAGATAACACAGGGTGTTAGACGATCCACCAGAGCTGTTCGTGTTGCCGAGGACAGGATTCGTAGTTTTACAAATATAAAGCCAACTG CATTGATTCAGGAGCAAGCCAGTCAACAAACTAAAACTACGGGACCACCGTTAGCTACAAGTGCGAGGGGCGTCCGCGAGGGGATTGTGAAAGGACGTCAAATTTTACAGAGTTTCTTTAGTTTCACTCAGTTTTCTAAGATGGCCTTAACTTATTTTGCCATGCGAGGAAAGAAGCCATGA
- the LOC113332085 gene encoding aldehyde dehydrogenase family 7 member B4-like, which translates to MIFIWRQQLNGLVVPSDRSSHVIAEMWNYLSIMGAVTVFHFPCFVLGWNTSIAFICGNFVVWKGASTTPLITIAITEILSRVLKKNNLPGVIFIILHGGAEIGEAIAHGTNIFLVSFHGTTKFIHGRWSIDFINATFFEPPGSC; encoded by the coding sequence ATGATTTTTATTTGGAGACAACAGTTGAATGGTTTAGTTGTACCTTCAGATCGTTCAAGTCATGTGATTGCGGAGATGTGGAATTATCTTAGTATAATGGGTGCAGTTACTGTTTTCCATTTCCCATGTTTCGTTCTAGGATGGAATACCAGTATTGCTTTTATCTGCGGCAATTTTGTTGTTTGGAAAGGAGCGTCAACAACGCCACTAATAACTATCGCTATAACTGAAATATTATCGAGAGTTCTGAAGAAAAACAACTTACCTGGtgttatctttattattttacaTGGAGGAGCTGAGATTGGTGAGGCCATAGCACACGGTACAAACATTTTTCTTGTTTCATTCCATGGAACTACTAAGTTTATACACGGAAGATGGTCCATTGACTTCATTAATGCAACATTCTTTGAACCTCCTGGCTCCTGCTGA
- the LOC113331767 gene encoding uncharacterized protein LOC113331767 isoform X2, which yields MLSAMKLHVSNPTITSLNKAIDTQRKIISIKNTQNHISFQPLTNLNNNNNNQSSKLLQISSISLQSDSPSLLTSSIGSPSSSSVPVIQLNLTNRHILVLNAIACLAAVSTCWLCFSAIPALLAFRRAAESIEKLLDDAREELPDTMAAVRLSGMEISDLTMELSDLGQEITQGVRRSTRAVRVAEDRIRSFTNIKPTGASQSTN from the exons ATGTTATCTGCAATGAAATTGCATGTATCAAATCCCACAATAACATCTCTAAATAAAGCCATAGATACTCAACGTAAGATAATCTCCATTAAAAACACTCAAAATCatatctcatttcaaccattaacaaatcttaataataataataataatcaatccTCCAAGCTTCTTCAAATTTCTTCAATTTCACTTCAATCGGATTCACCTTCTCTACTAACCTCATCCATTGGatctccatcatcatcatctgttCCTGTTATTCAATTAAACCTCACTAATCGTCATATCTTGGTATTAAATGCCATTGCCTGTCTG GCAGCAGTGTCGACGTGCTGGCTATGTTTCTCCGCGATTCCAGCGCTTTTG GCATTTAGGAGAGCTGCTGAGTCTATAGAGAAGCTACTTGATGATGCTAGAGAGGAACTTCCAGATACAATGGCTGCTGTTCGCTTATCTGGCATGGAGATAAGTGACCTAACAATGGAGCTCAGTGATCTTGG ACAGGAGATAACACAGGGTGTTAGACGATCCACCAGAGCTGTTCGTGTTGCCGAGGACAGGATTCGTAGTTTTACAAATATAAAGCCAACTG GAGCAAGCCAGTCAACAAACTAA